The nucleotide sequence CAGGGAACTCGTATGACCGTAGAGTTCGCTGCTTTTTTAAAAGTACTTGGTCAGTACTAAAGCAAATGACTGTCATACCATCGGCCAATTCTATGGGGTAAACGGCAAAAAACTACAGCGACAGTTTAGGGATTATCTAAGCGATTTCAGGCAGTGGAAGGAGAAATCCCATGCCAAGCAATGGCTTATATTCCCCGAAAACATAGGGCCTAATCTGTCCATTGACGAAACAGCACTCTCCAAAGGAGAACTCTACACCATAATCACCAATAAAAAAGCCAAGGGCAAGAAAGGGTCCATAGTGGCCATATTCTCCGGTACCAAGGTGGGGCCGATTATAGAGCAGCTGTTAAAGATATCGGCCAAGAAAAGGGCCATGGTCAAAGAAATCACTCTGGATATGGCCAACTCCATGAAGACCATCGCCAAGACCTGCTTCCCAAAGGCGATACAGGTAACGGACAGGTTCCATGTGCAAAAACTGGCACTGGAGGCCCTTCAGGACATCCGAATCAAACACCGATGGGAGGCCATAGACCAAGAGAACCAACAGATTAAAGAGGCCAGGGCAAAGAACGGGACATTCGTCC is from Zobellia galactanivorans and encodes:
- a CDS encoding ISAon1 family transposase, whose product is MVSTKANDCHTIGQFYGVNGKKLQRQFRDYLSDFRQWKEKSHAKQWLIFPENIGPNLSIDETALSKGELYTIITNKKAKGKKGSIVAIFSGTKVGPIIEQLLKISAKKRAMVKEITLDMANSMKTIAKTCFPKAIQVTDRFHVQKLALEALQDIRIKHRWEAIDQENQQIKEARAKNGTFVPKEFSNGDTRKQLLARSRYLLYKSPNNWTQNQAERSKILFAQYPDIKVAFDLVQGLRNIFNTAASIQSAYTKLAHWYKDVQNTGFRAFNTIANTISLNYRSILNYFINRSTNASAESFNAKIKAFRAQFRGVKNVEFFLYRLTTIFA